The following coding sequences are from one Veillonella rodentium window:
- a CDS encoding NAD(P)H-dependent oxidoreductase → MSKYEIETVKLQAPKFDRKDLEYAMTYRYACKKFDPSKKISDEDWNAILQAARLAPTSLGFEPFQLLVIQNPEIREKMKDYGWGIQAGLEASHFVVILARKKVDLEFDSPYIRHIQEEVKQLPAEIDAAYRDFYAGFTTEDYKTFESERAAFDWTSKQAYIVMANMLTMAAYEGLDSCPLEGFNQDKMTAFLGDELGLFDTKHFGIAVMAAFGYRDEEPHRNKTRRTMDEIVRGI, encoded by the coding sequence ATGAGTAAATATGAAATAGAAACAGTAAAACTGCAAGCGCCTAAATTTGACCGTAAGGATCTGGAGTATGCCATGACGTATCGATATGCGTGCAAGAAGTTTGATCCGTCTAAAAAAATATCTGATGAAGATTGGAATGCCATTTTGCAGGCTGCACGCTTGGCGCCGACATCCCTTGGTTTTGAACCGTTCCAATTGTTGGTGATTCAAAATCCTGAAATCAGAGAAAAAATGAAGGATTATGGTTGGGGGATTCAGGCAGGTCTAGAAGCCAGTCATTTTGTAGTGATCCTGGCACGCAAGAAGGTCGATTTGGAATTTGATTCTCCTTATATTCGTCATATTCAAGAAGAAGTCAAACAGTTACCTGCTGAAATTGATGCGGCATATCGTGATTTCTATGCAGGGTTTACTACGGAAGATTACAAAACCTTTGAGTCTGAACGCGCTGCATTCGACTGGACATCTAAACAAGCTTATATCGTAATGGCGAACATGTTGACGATGGCCGCGTATGAAGGCCTCGATTCCTGTCCGTTAGAAGGTTTTAACCAGGATAAGATGACTGCATTCTTGGGTGATGAACTCGGTTTGTTTGATACAAAACATTTCGGTATTGCCGTAATGGCGGCCTTTGGCTATCGTGATGAAGAACCTCATCGTAATAAGACGCGTCGCACGATGGATGAAATCGTAAGAGGGATTTGA
- a CDS encoding diaminopimelate dehydrogenase, which produces MNIRIGIVGYGNLGRGVEASVKLQPDMELVGVFSRRRGLKTVSGVPTYTMEDLPNFKGKIDVMVLCGGSATDLIEQTPMVSKYFNCIDSFDTHARIPEHFANVDKVAKEAKTATLISCGWDPGMFSLQRVYAESILPKGKSYTFWGRGVSQGHSDAIRRIEGVVDARQYTCPKEEYLEAIRNGETPEVDAYKGHLRDCYVVAAPDADKSKIENEIKTMENYFVGYETVVHFISQEELDRDHKGIPHGGFVLRSGESTDGIRHVVEYSLKLDSNPEFTGSALVAYARGIYRLAKHGGTGCYTVFDIPPAWISTHSAEELRAHSL; this is translated from the coding sequence ATGAATATTCGTATCGGCATCGTCGGCTACGGCAATTTGGGCCGTGGCGTAGAAGCATCTGTTAAATTACAACCGGACATGGAACTGGTGGGCGTATTTTCTCGCCGAAGAGGTCTTAAAACTGTTTCCGGTGTTCCGACCTATACAATGGAAGATCTACCTAACTTCAAAGGGAAAATCGATGTTATGGTTCTTTGCGGCGGCAGCGCAACGGATCTTATCGAGCAGACACCGATGGTATCCAAATACTTCAACTGCATCGATTCTTTCGATACTCACGCACGTATTCCTGAACACTTCGCCAATGTAGACAAGGTGGCTAAAGAAGCTAAAACGGCTACATTGATTTCCTGCGGTTGGGATCCGGGTATGTTCTCCCTGCAACGTGTATATGCTGAAAGCATCTTGCCAAAAGGCAAGTCCTACACATTCTGGGGCCGCGGCGTATCGCAAGGCCACTCCGATGCAATTCGCCGTATCGAAGGCGTCGTTGATGCTCGACAATACACATGCCCCAAAGAGGAATATCTCGAAGCGATCCGCAACGGTGAAACACCTGAGGTTGACGCATACAAGGGGCACCTTCGCGACTGCTACGTAGTGGCTGCCCCTGATGCGGACAAATCAAAAATTGAAAACGAAATCAAAACTATGGAAAACTATTTCGTAGGCTATGAAACCGTGGTTCACTTCATCTCCCAGGAGGAACTCGATCGTGACCATAAGGGTATTCCACATGGCGGTTTTGTTCTTCGCTCCGGTGAAAGCACGGACGGCATACGTCACGTTGTCGAGTACTCCTTAAAGCTCGACTCCAACCCTGAGTTTACCGGATCCGCACTCGTTGCCTACGCACGCGGGATCTATCGTCTCGCTAAACACGGCGGCACAGGTTGCTACACCGTATTCGATATTCCACCGGCTTGGATTTCCACACATTCTGCCGAAGAATTAAGAGCACATTCTCTATAA
- a CDS encoding class I SAM-dependent methyltransferase, translated as MFSKLFDSFLVHYLERFNDHCFTVKIGDNEYTIGDGESEFTVIVNRDIPKKDLLISAELALGEAYMRKDIEIEGDLFKALCVVLGHVGKDSINRKVLSSLFNAGLKKKDQKQQVSSHYDLGNEFYKLWLDETMSYSCAYFKRENDSLEDAQYQKVHHILDKLYLKEGMTLLDIGCGWGFLLIEAARKYGVKGYGCTLSEEQWKKGQERIKEYGLEGQVEIELIDYRDVAASGRTFDRIVSIGMLEHVGRPNFPLYMEDASDMLKDGGLFLLHYISDPSEKETSAWIRKYIFPGGCLPSLREMVSLAYDYDMNVIDVESLRYHYYKTLMHWYNNFQGVREQVEAKRGSEFVRMWDLYLCGCAAGFYIGNMDLHQILMTKGVTNELPLTRWY; from the coding sequence ATGTTTTCCAAGCTATTTGATAGTTTCTTAGTACATTATTTAGAACGTTTCAATGATCATTGTTTCACCGTAAAAATTGGAGATAATGAATATACGATCGGTGACGGAGAATCCGAGTTTACCGTCATCGTTAATCGCGATATTCCCAAGAAGGATCTGTTGATATCCGCAGAACTCGCCCTCGGTGAAGCGTATATGCGTAAAGATATCGAAATTGAAGGGGATTTGTTTAAAGCCCTTTGTGTAGTCCTCGGTCATGTAGGAAAGGACTCTATCAATCGGAAAGTACTTAGTTCGCTCTTTAATGCAGGTCTTAAAAAGAAAGATCAAAAACAACAAGTATCCTCCCATTATGATTTAGGCAATGAATTCTATAAATTGTGGCTCGATGAAACCATGAGCTATTCCTGTGCGTATTTTAAGCGTGAGAATGATAGTCTCGAAGATGCGCAGTATCAAAAAGTTCATCATATTCTCGATAAGTTGTATTTAAAAGAGGGGATGACCTTGCTTGATATCGGTTGCGGTTGGGGATTTCTTCTCATTGAGGCGGCTCGTAAATACGGTGTTAAGGGCTATGGGTGTACTCTTTCCGAAGAACAATGGAAAAAAGGGCAGGAACGCATTAAAGAATATGGCCTTGAAGGACAGGTTGAAATCGAGCTTATAGATTATCGTGATGTAGCAGCTTCGGGACGTACCTTTGACCGCATTGTCAGCATCGGCATGCTTGAACATGTAGGGCGTCCTAATTTCCCTCTGTATATGGAGGATGCGTCGGACATGCTTAAAGACGGCGGGCTGTTCCTGCTTCACTATATCAGCGATCCGTCTGAAAAAGAAACAAGTGCCTGGATCCGTAAATATATCTTCCCCGGCGGATGTCTGCCGTCCCTTCGGGAAATGGTCAGTCTCGCTTATGACTATGATATGAATGTTATCGATGTTGAAAGTTTACGGTATCATTATTATAAGACACTAATGCATTGGTACAACAATTTCCAAGGCGTTCGTGAACAGGTGGAAGCGAAACGGGGCAGCGAATTCGTACGAATGTGGGATCTTTACCTCTGCGGCTGTGCGGCAGGCTTCTACATCGGTAATATGGACTTGCATCAAATTTTGATGACAAAAGGTGTTACGAATGAATTACCGTTAACACGCTGGTATTAA
- the yedF gene encoding sulfurtransferase-like selenium metabolism protein YedF — MSKKNELTVDVRGSLCPKPVIETKKVSDANPDAVITTVVDNEVSRDNVEKFGKSRGYGVAIRQDGKEFYLTMTPGENGTGGGQTVCAPMNYGNRVILMTKDYLGEGSEELGRNLMKTFWVCMVEADVKPSKICFINSGVKMVTNDSVHLENIKKLADVGVEIAACGICLDYFGIKDQLGVGSITNMYAITDSILGDNIVKL, encoded by the coding sequence ATGAGCAAGAAAAATGAATTGACCGTAGATGTGCGTGGCAGTTTGTGCCCGAAACCTGTTATTGAAACCAAAAAAGTGAGCGATGCTAATCCTGATGCGGTTATTACGACCGTTGTAGACAATGAGGTGAGTCGCGATAATGTAGAAAAGTTCGGTAAATCCCGCGGTTATGGCGTGGCCATTCGTCAAGATGGTAAGGAGTTTTATCTCACCATGACACCCGGCGAAAATGGCACCGGCGGTGGACAAACTGTCTGTGCACCTATGAATTATGGGAATCGCGTTATCCTTATGACAAAGGATTATCTCGGTGAAGGCAGCGAGGAATTGGGTCGCAATTTGATGAAAACATTCTGGGTGTGCATGGTTGAGGCCGATGTAAAACCATCCAAAATCTGCTTTATCAATAGCGGTGTTAAGATGGTGACAAATGATTCCGTTCATTTAGAGAACATTAAAAAGCTAGCTGACGTCGGTGTTGAAATTGCGGCATGCGGTATCTGCCTCGATTATTTCGGCATTAAAGACCAGCTGGGCGTGGGCAGCATTACTAATATGTATGCTATTACTGACTCCATCCTGGGGGATAATATTGTAAAGCTATAA
- the ychF gene encoding redox-regulated ATPase YchF, with protein sequence MSTNLEVGIVGLPNVGKSTLFNAITKAGAEAANYPFCTIEPNVGVVDVPDDRLQVLADMFGSKRILPAAMRFVDIAGLVAGASKGEGLGNKFLSHIRQVDAIAQVIRCFDDPNITHVSGSIDPIRDIEIINTELCLADLESVEKRKQRIEKIAKSGDKEARAELPLLERIIEGLGEAKPVRAQGLDEDEMDMIKELTLLTAKPSLYVANISEDEVSDYSANEYVKRVEEYAKAEGSGIVVVSARIESEIAELSDEEAAAFLEDLGLSESGLTKLIKASYALLGLINYFTAGEMEARAWTIVNGTKAPQAAGKIHSDIEKGFIRAEIVSFDDLQASGSQNAAKEKGLVRLEGKDYVMKDGDVTHFRFNV encoded by the coding sequence ATGAGCACAAATTTAGAAGTAGGCATTGTAGGACTCCCAAATGTCGGTAAAAGCACATTATTCAACGCTATTACCAAGGCCGGTGCGGAAGCGGCGAATTATCCGTTCTGCACCATAGAACCGAATGTGGGCGTTGTAGACGTGCCTGACGATCGTCTACAAGTATTGGCGGACATGTTCGGTTCCAAACGTATCCTGCCCGCAGCGATGCGCTTCGTAGATATTGCGGGACTCGTAGCGGGCGCATCTAAGGGCGAAGGTCTGGGCAACAAATTCCTCAGCCACATTCGTCAAGTGGATGCGATTGCACAGGTAATCCGTTGTTTCGACGACCCTAACATCACACATGTATCGGGTTCTATCGATCCGATTCGCGATATTGAAATCATCAATACCGAACTGTGCCTGGCCGACCTCGAATCCGTAGAAAAACGGAAGCAACGCATCGAAAAAATCGCTAAATCCGGCGATAAAGAAGCTCGTGCCGAACTACCATTGTTGGAACGCATCATCGAAGGTCTCGGAGAGGCAAAGCCGGTTCGTGCCCAAGGTCTCGACGAAGACGAAATGGATATGATCAAAGAATTGACTTTGCTCACGGCTAAGCCATCCCTCTATGTGGCCAATATATCCGAAGACGAAGTATCCGATTACTCCGCTAACGAGTACGTAAAACGCGTGGAGGAATACGCAAAAGCGGAAGGCTCCGGCATCGTAGTCGTATCCGCCCGTATCGAATCCGAAATCGCCGAATTATCCGATGAAGAAGCCGCTGCATTCTTAGAGGACCTCGGTCTTTCCGAATCCGGTTTGACGAAACTCATCAAAGCAAGCTATGCGCTCTTAGGCCTCATCAATTACTTCACGGCCGGCGAAATGGAGGCTCGTGCCTGGACCATCGTAAACGGTACAAAAGCTCCACAGGCGGCCGGTAAAATCCACTCCGACATCGAAAAAGGCTTTATCCGTGCTGAAATTGTATCCTTTGATGACTTACAAGCTAGCGGCAGTCAGAACGCCGCTAAGGAAAAAGGACTTGTACGCCTGGAAGGCAAAGATTACGTCATGAAGGACGGAGATGTAACACATTTCCGTTTCAATGTATAA
- a CDS encoding Fic family protein, translating to MVGFRLPREYIDDMIVRMAHHSTAIEGNTLTQGETKSILLDNMIPRKMELREFYEVSNYREYLAFLMESYRAPITIETIKETQRLLLAHIRDDNGQFKVVQNMVIGADFELTKPYQVPEALKNWSDTLQYRLDIAVTDEDKIRAIMEQHLQFERIHPFADGNGRTGRALIVHSCLQQELAPIIINKDDRGEYMTLLNDGDLNGLYELGFILFNQEKERMILFGHNFR from the coding sequence ATGGTCGGATTTAGATTGCCTCGTGAATATATTGATGATATGATCGTCCGCATGGCTCATCATAGTACGGCTATCGAGGGTAATACATTGACACAGGGAGAAACAAAAAGTATTCTCTTAGATAATATGATTCCTCGAAAAATGGAATTACGCGAGTTCTATGAGGTATCCAATTATCGAGAATATTTAGCATTCTTAATGGAATCTTATCGAGCTCCGATAACAATTGAAACTATAAAAGAAACGCAGAGATTATTATTAGCTCATATTCGTGATGATAATGGTCAATTTAAGGTAGTTCAAAATATGGTGATTGGTGCTGATTTTGAACTGACAAAGCCATACCAGGTGCCGGAAGCATTAAAAAATTGGAGCGATACATTACAGTATCGACTTGATATTGCGGTTACGGATGAAGATAAAATTAGAGCTATTATGGAACAACATTTACAATTTGAACGAATTCATCCTTTTGCCGATGGTAATGGACGGACCGGTAGAGCACTTATTGTGCATTCTTGTTTACAGCAGGAATTAGCGCCTATTATTATCAATAAAGATGATAGAGGTGAGTATATGACTTTGTTAAATGATGGCGACTTAAATGGTTTATATGAATTGGGTTTCATCCTGTTTAATCAGGAAAAGGAGCGAATGATCCTGTTTGGTCATAATTTTAGATAG
- a CDS encoding LL-diaminopimelate aminotransferase — MANINENYLNLQGSYLFADIAKKVADYQAAHADADIIRLGIGDVTLPLVPAVIDAMSKAVQEMGKAETFRGYGPEQGYDFLRQAIIDGDYKPLGIKIAPDEVFVSDGAKSDVGNIQELFSEDNIIAITDPVYPVYLDSNVMGGRTGEAVDGIFQKVVYLPTSAENNFSPEFPTEHVDIVYLCSPNNPTGTVLSRTRLAEWINWCKENDVILMFDSAYEAFISTDDTVHSIYEIEGAREVAIEFRSFSKTAGFTGTRCAYAVVPKEITGKTKSGERQALNPMWNRRQCTKFNGVPYIIQRGAEAVYTKEGREQTRTNIAYYKENARIIKEGLESIGLTVYGGVDAPYIWLKTPENMTSWELFDILLEKVQIVSTPGSGFGPHGEGYLRLTSFGSRENTIRAVERIKTLQF; from the coding sequence ATGGCCAATATTAATGAAAACTATTTAAACCTACAAGGTTCTTATTTATTTGCCGATATCGCTAAAAAAGTTGCAGATTATCAAGCGGCTCATGCGGATGCGGATATTATCCGTCTCGGTATCGGCGATGTTACATTGCCGCTCGTACCGGCAGTAATCGATGCAATGAGTAAAGCCGTTCAGGAAATGGGAAAAGCGGAAACATTCCGCGGCTATGGTCCCGAACAAGGCTATGATTTCCTTCGCCAAGCAATCATCGACGGCGATTATAAACCATTAGGCATCAAAATCGCTCCGGATGAAGTTTTCGTATCCGACGGTGCTAAATCTGATGTCGGTAATATCCAGGAATTATTCAGCGAAGACAATATCATCGCCATCACCGATCCGGTATATCCGGTTTATCTTGATTCCAACGTTATGGGCGGCCGCACCGGCGAAGCGGTGGACGGTATTTTCCAAAAGGTTGTGTACCTGCCTACCTCCGCTGAAAATAATTTCTCTCCTGAGTTTCCAACAGAGCACGTAGACATCGTATACCTCTGCTCCCCTAATAATCCGACGGGCACGGTGTTAAGTCGCACGCGTTTAGCTGAATGGATCAACTGGTGTAAAGAAAACGATGTAATCCTGATGTTCGACTCCGCCTATGAAGCTTTCATCAGTACGGATGATACGGTTCACTCCATCTATGAAATCGAAGGTGCCCGTGAAGTGGCTATCGAGTTCCGTTCCTTCTCCAAAACGGCCGGCTTCACCGGTACACGTTGTGCCTATGCAGTAGTACCGAAAGAGATAACAGGGAAAACTAAATCCGGTGAACGTCAAGCGCTCAATCCTATGTGGAACCGCCGTCAATGTACGAAATTCAACGGGGTTCCTTATATCATTCAACGCGGCGCCGAAGCGGTTTATACAAAAGAAGGCCGCGAACAGACACGCACTAACATTGCATACTACAAAGAAAACGCCCGCATCATCAAGGAAGGCCTCGAATCTATCGGCCTCACTGTATACGGCGGGGTCGATGCACCATATATTTGGCTTAAAACCCCCGAAAATATGACAAGCTGGGAATTATTCGACATCTTGCTTGAAAAGGTTCAAATCGTATCTACACCGGGGTCCGGCTTCGGACCTCACGGCGAAGGCTACCTTCGTTTAACATCCTTCGGCAGTCGTGAAAATACGATTCGCGCTGTTGAAAGAATCAAAACTTTACAGTTCTGA
- a CDS encoding DUF3343 domain-containing protein, protein MENKKLLVVFTSYYFGDKADKVLFELNVPHQLMATPPELHDMCGLSIEIESDIADHVKTILKEHRISTSGLFWYEKGELAVPYKV, encoded by the coding sequence TTGGAAAATAAAAAATTACTCGTCGTATTTACGTCATATTACTTTGGGGATAAGGCGGATAAGGTTCTATTCGAACTTAATGTGCCTCATCAACTGATGGCGACGCCGCCGGAGTTGCATGACATGTGCGGTCTATCCATTGAAATAGAATCGGATATCGCGGATCATGTAAAAACTATATTAAAAGAGCACCGCATCAGTACATCCGGATTATTCTGGTATGAAAAAGGTGAACTGGCGGTGCCGTATAAGGTGTAG
- a CDS encoding autotransporter outer membrane beta-barrel domain-containing protein, whose protein sequence is MKRTTYIAVIAALLITGASADVMVSATTITSHTDGKSIGLNLWGETRHYTDDVTVDVSGMGVNGTKYHNNVTAIYALDGTQVALDKNVTIKVKNPAPAESGTQRRPDLAHYYMSGIYAGYGGLTSDGNNDDTRVTVKGNADIDVVGVGLQANKDGYIRVLGGADVKTHPLDTSDTYSALSEEGFVYVNIGMDGLHPGKNDVKMYGNVGFINKNYGIEVNPYNHGSEISLGLTTPNSKLVGGVLNEFDESNNNPYHGGLRLYLQNGATWRNEWLGAERVYPTQGRPDTANYLYTGSKVEHFIGGADEASRGIIQPVDERTITINNYKGHAVADYLKGAPAMKNGKGDIVVNHADTGSALTMHSSSGALNESGDFKSANPRDVLNRLANKLVYAGYTKGERNLSTTVQVDEGIISPTVTANLGTEGYDVNGRAYVSDKTSMTTRESELVSGAKSALTSSVMQMRADTNDLQRRLGDVRINPAAHGVWGKYIGGKSKMTDDAYVNQTYNMAQVGYDTLHGDWTVGGALLYGTSHSDYAQGSGSGKTAGLALYGAKQFTDGRYVDVIGKVNRLKNDFTVRNSLSTTLSGDYHNTGASLSVEYGKRIKKDNGFYIDPNAELSFSRLSSKSFDARTDAGSNVHIDSDGINSVIGRVGVGIGKENKNSNIFLKAALAHEFSGKMNATYSMAGEATTRSEVNLKDTWLDLELGGSWSVRPNTYVYGTFTKNFGAKVDNSYRVDAGIRYSF, encoded by the coding sequence ATGAAAAGGACTACATATATTGCCGTTATAGCGGCATTGCTTATTACGGGCGCCAGCGCAGATGTTATGGTATCGGCTACGACGATCACGAGCCATACGGACGGTAAATCCATAGGACTTAATTTGTGGGGGGAGACGAGGCACTATACGGATGATGTGACCGTAGATGTATCGGGCATGGGCGTGAACGGTACGAAATACCATAATAATGTAACGGCTATTTATGCGCTTGATGGGACGCAAGTGGCATTGGATAAAAATGTAACGATAAAGGTTAAAAATCCTGCTCCGGCTGAAAGCGGAACTCAGAGAAGACCTGATTTAGCGCATTATTATATGAGCGGTATTTATGCCGGCTATGGCGGTCTCACCAGTGACGGCAATAATGACGATACTCGCGTTACTGTAAAGGGAAATGCCGATATAGATGTGGTCGGTGTCGGTTTACAGGCAAATAAAGACGGATATATTCGCGTTCTCGGCGGTGCAGATGTTAAAACACATCCGCTAGATACTTCGGATACATATTCCGCACTTTCCGAGGAAGGTTTTGTTTACGTGAATATCGGGATGGATGGTTTACATCCGGGGAAAAATGATGTGAAGATGTACGGTAATGTAGGGTTTATTAATAAGAATTACGGCATTGAAGTGAATCCTTATAATCATGGATCTGAAATTTCTTTGGGCTTAACAACGCCTAATTCTAAATTAGTTGGCGGTGTACTTAATGAATTTGATGAAAGCAATAACAATCCATATCATGGCGGTTTAAGATTATATCTGCAGAATGGTGCTACGTGGCGCAATGAATGGTTAGGGGCGGAACGTGTATATCCGACGCAAGGTCGTCCCGATACGGCAAATTATTTGTATACAGGCAGTAAAGTGGAGCACTTTATAGGCGGTGCGGATGAGGCGAGTCGCGGTATTATTCAGCCGGTGGATGAAAGAACTATAACGATCAATAATTACAAAGGTCATGCTGTGGCGGATTATTTGAAGGGCGCTCCGGCCATGAAAAACGGGAAAGGCGACATCGTTGTCAATCATGCCGATACAGGTTCGGCTCTTACCATGCACAGTTCCTCAGGTGCTCTGAATGAATCCGGTGATTTTAAATCGGCGAATCCCAGGGATGTATTGAATCGTTTGGCCAATAAACTGGTATATGCCGGATATACTAAAGGGGAACGCAATCTGTCCACTACGGTACAGGTCGATGAAGGCATTATCAGTCCGACGGTGACGGCTAATCTTGGAACCGAAGGTTATGATGTAAACGGCAGAGCTTATGTATCTGATAAAACATCGATGACGACCCGTGAAAGTGAATTGGTTTCAGGGGCTAAAAGTGCGTTAACTTCTTCTGTTATGCAGATGAGGGCCGATACGAATGATTTGCAACGTCGTCTCGGGGATGTGCGTATCAATCCGGCTGCACATGGTGTTTGGGGCAAATATATTGGCGGTAAGTCTAAAATGACAGATGATGCCTATGTAAATCAAACGTACAACATGGCACAGGTGGGCTATGATACGCTTCATGGTGACTGGACAGTCGGTGGCGCTTTATTGTATGGCACGAGCCATAGTGATTATGCGCAAGGCTCCGGCTCAGGTAAAACGGCGGGTTTAGCTCTATATGGTGCAAAACAGTTTACCGATGGCCGTTATGTAGATGTGATTGGTAAGGTAAATCGTTTGAAAAATGACTTCACCGTTCGAAATAGTTTAAGCACTACATTAAGCGGTGATTACCATAATACAGGGGCGTCCTTGAGTGTTGAATATGGTAAACGGATTAAGAAGGACAATGGTTTTTATATCGATCCTAATGCGGAGTTGTCGTTCAGCCGTTTGTCCAGTAAAAGCTTTGATGCTCGAACTGACGCGGGCAGCAACGTACATATTGATTCTGATGGGATTAATTCCGTTATCGGCCGCGTCGGTGTAGGCATCGGTAAGGAAAATAAGAACAGCAATATCTTCCTTAAGGCTGCTTTAGCCCATGAGTTTTCCGGTAAAATGAATGCTACATACAGTATGGCCGGAGAAGCGACAACAAGGAGTGAAGTAAATTTAAAAGATACATGGCTTGATCTTGAACTCGGAGGTTCCTGGAGCGTACGTCCGAACACATATGTATACGGGACTTTCACCAAAAACTTTGGTGCTAAGGTAGATAATTCCTATCGCGTGGATGCGGGGATACGGTATAGCTTCTAA
- a CDS encoding winged helix-turn-helix transcriptional regulator encodes MEEKQFNCPVEASLSVVGGKYKSIILFHLMTEGTLRFNEIQKLIPQATIKMLSQQLKDLEGEGVIHKEIYPVVPPKTEYSMTEFGETLRPIIMAMCDWGRTYKQDMIK; translated from the coding sequence ATGGAAGAAAAACAGTTTAACTGCCCTGTTGAAGCTTCATTGAGTGTCGTAGGCGGTAAATATAAGTCTATTATTTTATTTCATTTAATGACGGAAGGTACGTTGCGATTTAATGAAATACAGAAGTTGATTCCTCAGGCCACGATAAAAATGCTTTCACAGCAGTTGAAAGACCTGGAAGGTGAAGGGGTTATCCATAAGGAAATTTATCCTGTAGTGCCGCCTAAGACGGAATATAGCATGACTGAATTCGGTGAAACATTGCGACCTATTATCATGGCTATGTGTGACTGGGGAAGAACCTATAAACAGGATATGATAAAGTGA
- a CDS encoding CsbD family protein gives MSLDEKLDQAKGALKENAGKLTGDKKMQAEGAVENTAAKVKDVAKDVTEDLKKATEDIKDAVDGAISGVKNVLNKNDK, from the coding sequence ATGTCCTTAGATGAAAAACTTGACCAAGCTAAAGGTGCATTAAAAGAGAATGCAGGTAAATTAACCGGTGACAAGAAAATGCAAGCGGAAGGTGCTGTAGAAAATACAGCGGCAAAAGTTAAAGATGTTGCTAAAGATGTTACTGAAGATCTTAAAAAAGCAACTGAAGACATTAAGGATGCCGTAGATGGTGCAATCAGCGGCGTCAAAAATGTTTTAAATAAAAATGACAAATAA